Proteins encoded in a region of the Elizabethkingia bruuniana genome:
- the thrC gene encoding threonine synthase: MKYYSTRGKHSVNIQEAVLNGLADDGGLYMPAYIPQLPASFFENIENKSLPEIGFEVAKLFLEDSVPDKVLKEMIDEVLNFDIPVVPVHNNIYSLELFHGPTLAFKDVGARFMGRLMSYYADGNAMKVIAATSGDTGSAVAAGFYNVPGINVYILYPKGKVSPLQEKQLTTWGGNIKALEIEGTFDDCQALAKQLLADEGLQKHQVTSANSINIARLIPQSFYYFWAYAQLKKEHKKIVFSIPSGNFGNLTAGLLAYKMGLPVNRFIASTNINNVVPQYLESGTYEARPSLSTVSNAMDVGNPSNFERMNDLFQEDVAKFREIISGYYFTDEETKATVQKVYKESGYLLDPHGAVAYMGLVQYQKEQQEDFNGVLLETAHPAKFIETVEESILEKIEVPEKLSAFGKKEKVATLFPVDFQQVKAFIKQH, translated from the coding sequence ATGAAATATTATTCCACAAGAGGAAAACACAGTGTCAATATACAAGAAGCCGTACTCAATGGCTTAGCAGATGATGGCGGGCTCTATATGCCTGCATATATCCCGCAATTACCTGCATCTTTTTTTGAAAACATCGAGAATAAATCATTACCGGAAATTGGTTTTGAAGTAGCAAAGCTATTTTTAGAAGATTCTGTTCCTGATAAGGTTTTAAAGGAAATGATCGATGAGGTTCTCAACTTTGATATTCCGGTAGTGCCGGTTCATAATAACATTTACAGTTTAGAGCTTTTCCATGGTCCTACACTGGCATTTAAAGATGTGGGGGCAAGGTTTATGGGGCGACTTATGTCCTATTATGCAGATGGAAACGCTATGAAGGTAATTGCAGCAACCTCCGGAGATACAGGTAGTGCTGTTGCAGCAGGTTTTTATAATGTACCAGGAATTAATGTCTATATTCTGTATCCTAAAGGTAAAGTGAGTCCCTTACAGGAAAAGCAGCTTACAACATGGGGAGGCAATATAAAAGCATTGGAAATTGAAGGAACTTTCGACGATTGCCAGGCACTTGCTAAACAACTTTTAGCTGACGAAGGGTTACAGAAACACCAGGTAACTTCTGCCAATAGTATTAATATTGCAAGGCTTATTCCACAAAGCTTTTATTATTTCTGGGCTTATGCACAACTAAAAAAAGAGCATAAAAAGATTGTCTTTAGTATACCAAGCGGAAACTTCGGGAATCTTACAGCAGGATTACTCGCTTATAAAATGGGATTGCCAGTGAATCGCTTTATAGCTTCTACCAATATCAACAATGTTGTGCCTCAGTATCTGGAGAGTGGTACATACGAAGCCAGACCATCTCTTTCTACTGTTAGCAATGCTATGGATGTAGGGAATCCGAGCAATTTTGAAAGAATGAATGATTTGTTTCAGGAAGATGTTGCTAAATTCAGAGAGATTATATCAGGCTATTACTTTACCGATGAAGAGACAAAAGCTACCGTTCAGAAAGTATATAAAGAATCCGGTTATCTTTTAGATCCACACGGCGCTGTTGCTTATATGGGATTAGTACAATACCAAAAAGAACAACAGGAAGATTTTAATGGCGTTTTACTCGAAACTGCTCATCCTGCAAAATTTATAGAAACTGTGGAAGAAAGCATTTTGGAAAAGATTGAAGTTCCGGAAAAACTCTCAGCTTTTGGAAAGAAAGAGAAAGTAGCAACACTTTTCCCTGTGGATTTTCAGCAGGTAAAAGCATTTATCAAACAACATTAG
- a CDS encoding electron transfer flavoprotein subunit alpha/FixB family protein translates to MAIFVYAENINGVYKKAAFEAVSYAKAVADKAGDSVTVIAINPTDASDVLYKYGADKVINVKDEGLKNFSAKAYAQAVGEVLDGNVIVFPHTTDASSVAPMLAISKGASLITNVIAAPESISPFQVKRKAFSGKGYMHAKADASNVVITVSQNAFGIKENPVSGSEEVKNLSVANEDTKVINHEQSSGKLDLKEAEIVVSAGRGMKGPENWGMIEDLANVLGAATASSKPVADIGWRPHAEHVGQTGKAISPNLYIAVGISGAIQHLAGVNGSKTIVVINNDPEAPFFKAADYGVVGDAFQIVPALTEKLKAFKG, encoded by the coding sequence ATGGCAATATTCGTATATGCAGAAAATATAAATGGCGTTTACAAGAAAGCAGCTTTCGAAGCAGTTTCTTACGCTAAAGCGGTTGCAGATAAGGCTGGTGACAGCGTAACTGTTATTGCAATTAACCCTACAGATGCTTCTGATGTTCTTTACAAGTACGGAGCAGATAAAGTAATCAATGTAAAAGATGAAGGACTTAAAAACTTCAGCGCTAAAGCTTATGCACAAGCTGTTGGTGAAGTTTTGGATGGTAACGTTATTGTTTTCCCTCACACTACAGATGCTTCTTCAGTTGCACCAATGCTGGCGATTTCTAAAGGCGCTTCATTAATTACCAATGTAATTGCAGCACCAGAATCTATTTCTCCTTTCCAGGTAAAAAGAAAAGCTTTCTCCGGTAAAGGTTATATGCATGCAAAAGCAGATGCTTCAAATGTTGTAATTACTGTTTCTCAGAATGCATTCGGTATAAAAGAAAATCCTGTTTCAGGTTCTGAAGAAGTTAAAAACCTTTCAGTAGCTAATGAGGATACTAAAGTAATTAACCACGAACAATCTTCAGGTAAACTAGACCTTAAAGAAGCTGAAATTGTTGTTTCTGCAGGTCGTGGTATGAAAGGACCAGAAAACTGGGGAATGATTGAAGATCTTGCTAATGTTCTTGGAGCTGCTACTGCAAGTTCTAAACCTGTAGCAGATATTGGCTGGAGACCTCACGCTGAGCACGTTGGACAAACGGGTAAGGCAATTTCTCCAAATCTTTACATCGCTGTAGGTATCTCTGGTGCAATCCAGCATTTAGCGGGTGTTAATGGTTCCAAAACAATTGTAGTTATTAACAACGATCCTGAAGCGCCTTTCTTCAAAGCTGCTGATTACGGGGTAGTTGGAGATGCGTTCCAGATTGTTCCTGCTTTAACTGAAAAGTTAAAAGCTTTCAAAGGATAA
- a CDS encoding SDR family oxidoreductase yields MLNNKVAYITGGTKGIGLGIASVLLNAGMRVAISGRNLDDAKAAALQLSSDPSKVLAIQSNVRNFEDEDKALQEVKNHFGQVDLVVANAGLGHFAPVDELSVEAWQDMIDTNLTGVFYTLKASVEALKKSEGYFISIASLAGTNFFANGAGYNASKFGVVGFTQAAMLDLRKYNVKVSTIMPGSVKSHFNNHEPGDNDEWKIQPEDIGELIVDMMKMNPRTLPSKIEIRPTLPK; encoded by the coding sequence ATGCTAAACAATAAAGTAGCATACATCACTGGCGGTACCAAAGGCATAGGCTTGGGTATCGCCAGTGTTTTGTTAAATGCAGGAATGAGAGTGGCCATTAGTGGCAGAAATCTGGATGATGCAAAAGCTGCGGCGCTGCAACTTTCCAGTGATCCTTCAAAAGTTTTAGCGATACAATCCAATGTACGCAACTTTGAAGATGAAGACAAAGCACTTCAGGAAGTTAAAAATCATTTTGGACAAGTAGACCTTGTAGTGGCAAATGCCGGCTTAGGTCATTTCGCTCCTGTAGATGAACTTTCTGTCGAAGCATGGCAGGATATGATAGATACAAATCTTACAGGTGTTTTTTACACCCTGAAAGCATCTGTAGAAGCGCTGAAAAAATCTGAAGGTTATTTTATTTCTATTGCCAGCCTGGCGGGGACCAATTTCTTTGCTAATGGGGCAGGATATAACGCTTCCAAATTTGGTGTCGTAGGCTTTACACAAGCAGCAATGTTGGACCTTAGAAAATACAATGTAAAAGTTTCTACCATTATGCCGGGGTCTGTAAAATCACATTTTAATAATCACGAACCAGGTGATAATGACGAATGGAAGATCCAGCCGGAAGATATCGGAGAATTAATCGTGGATATGATGAAAATGAACCCGAGAACATTACCATCTAAAATCGAAATCAGACCTACACTTCCAAAGTAA
- a CDS encoding bifunctional nuclease family protein codes for MDYKKLIIRGISYSQTQMGAYALILEQEETGIKLPVVIGNYEAQSISLGLEKDIQPPRPLTHDLFSKFITTVGYALESIIIYQIIDGVFFSNLILKNDQNEKLILDARTSDAVAMAVRFDAPIYTTDEVLTEAGIMLELSDNDDKTEYKAEEEEETPEIKGYEVYTLEEIQEMLDKAVQDEDFDTALELQQEIKKRKKNID; via the coding sequence ATGGATTATAAGAAACTAATCATAAGAGGCATTTCATACAGCCAAACCCAAATGGGAGCTTATGCACTGATCCTGGAACAGGAAGAAACAGGAATAAAACTGCCTGTTGTTATAGGTAATTATGAAGCACAATCTATTTCTCTGGGTCTGGAAAAAGACATTCAGCCACCGAGACCTTTAACCCATGATCTCTTTTCAAAATTTATCACCACTGTAGGTTATGCATTGGAAAGTATTATCATTTATCAGATCATAGACGGAGTATTCTTCTCCAATTTAATCCTTAAAAACGATCAGAACGAAAAACTGATTTTGGATGCGCGTACATCCGATGCAGTTGCTATGGCAGTTCGTTTTGATGCGCCTATTTATACCACAGACGAAGTTCTTACAGAAGCTGGTATTATGCTGGAATTATCCGATAACGATGATAAGACAGAATATAAAGCCGAAGAGGAAGAAGAAACACCTGAAATAAAAGGTTATGAAGTATACACGCTTGAAGAAATTCAGGAAATGCTTGATAAAGCAGTTCAGGACGAAGACTTTGACACAGCTCTGGAACTTCAGCAGGAAATAAAGAAACGAAAAAAGAATATTGATTAA
- a CDS encoding electron transfer flavoprotein subunit beta/FixA family protein, whose amino-acid sequence MKILVCISSVPDTTAKINFTADKSAFDKNGIQWVINPLDEFALTKAIKLQESQGATVTVINVGDAGTEPVIRKALAIGANDAVRVNIEAKDSYSTAKEIAKIAQDGGYDLVIAGKESIDYNGGAVPGMVAQILNQPFVNACVGLEVNGGEATAVREIEGGKETISVKLPAVIAGQKGMVEEKDLIIPNMRGIMSARTKPLQVVEPTSTEVKVEAVSFDSVPPRAAVKLVSPDNLDELVRLLHEEAKVI is encoded by the coding sequence ATGAAAATATTAGTATGTATCAGCAGTGTACCAGATACAACTGCAAAAATAAACTTCACAGCAGATAAATCTGCATTCGATAAAAACGGAATTCAGTGGGTAATTAATCCACTTGATGAATTTGCTTTAACAAAAGCTATAAAATTACAAGAATCTCAGGGCGCTACAGTTACTGTGATCAATGTAGGAGATGCAGGGACAGAACCTGTTATAAGAAAAGCATTAGCTATCGGAGCTAATGATGCAGTAAGAGTAAACATCGAAGCTAAAGATAGTTACTCTACAGCAAAAGAAATTGCTAAGATTGCTCAGGATGGTGGTTACGATTTGGTTATCGCTGGTAAAGAGTCTATCGACTATAATGGTGGAGCAGTACCAGGAATGGTTGCACAAATCCTTAACCAGCCATTTGTTAACGCTTGCGTAGGTCTTGAAGTTAATGGTGGTGAAGCTACTGCTGTAAGAGAAATTGAAGGTGGTAAAGAAACTATCTCTGTAAAACTTCCTGCGGTTATTGCCGGACAAAAAGGAATGGTGGAAGAGAAAGACCTTATTATCCCGAATATGAGAGGTATTATGTCTGCAAGAACAAAGCCTTTGCAAGTTGTTGAACCTACTTCTACAGAAGTTAAGGTTGAAGCTGTTTCATTTGACAGTGTTCCGCCAAGAGCTGCTGTAAAATTAGTTTCTCCGGACAACTTAGATGAACTGGTAAGATTACTTCACGAAGAAGCAAAAGTTATCTAA
- a CDS encoding dipeptidase, with product MSETQNYIQENKQRFLDELCDLLKIASISADPAYSKDVLNCADAVAKHLKEAGADQVEVCETKGYPIVYGEKIIDPKLPTVLVYGHYDVQPPDPLELWESGPFEPVIKTTPLHPEGAVFARGSADDKGQFFMHVKAFEAMMKTNSLPCNVKFIIEGEEEVGSESLGDWISENKEKLKNDVILISDTHIYSNEQPTVTTGLRGLSYVEVEVEGPNRDLHSGLYGGAVPNPIHVLSRMVAQLIDEDGRITIDGFYDNVEEVSLEERAEMNKLKDDPEGFKKSIGLNGVEGEKGYTTLERTSIRPTLDANGIWGGYTGEGAKTVIPSKAFAKISMRLVPYQTPEEITEKFTKYFHKIAPENVKVKVTPHHGGMPYVLPSDSEEFQAAKKAMEKAFGKEVLPYRSGGSIPITALFEQVLGSKSVLMGFGLDSDAIHSPNEHYGLFNFYKGIESIPYFFEYYTDLKK from the coding sequence ATGTCAGAAACCCAAAATTACATTCAGGAGAATAAACAACGCTTTCTGGATGAGCTTTGTGATTTATTAAAAATAGCTTCTATCAGCGCCGACCCTGCATACAGTAAAGATGTTCTTAATTGTGCAGATGCTGTAGCCAAACATTTAAAAGAAGCAGGAGCAGATCAGGTTGAAGTTTGCGAAACCAAAGGTTATCCTATCGTTTATGGTGAAAAGATTATTGATCCTAAACTTCCGACTGTATTAGTATATGGTCATTACGATGTACAACCACCAGATCCGTTAGAGCTATGGGAAAGCGGTCCATTCGAACCAGTTATAAAAACCACACCTTTACACCCTGAAGGAGCTGTATTTGCAAGAGGTTCTGCGGACGACAAAGGTCAGTTCTTTATGCATGTAAAAGCTTTTGAAGCTATGATGAAGACTAATTCTTTACCTTGTAATGTGAAATTCATTATCGAAGGAGAAGAAGAAGTAGGATCTGAAAGCCTTGGAGACTGGATTTCAGAGAATAAAGAGAAGCTGAAAAATGATGTAATCTTAATTTCAGATACGCATATATATTCAAACGAACAGCCAACTGTAACTACAGGACTAAGAGGCCTTAGCTATGTAGAGGTTGAAGTAGAAGGACCTAACAGAGATTTGCATTCCGGACTTTATGGTGGTGCAGTACCAAATCCTATCCATGTTCTTTCAAGAATGGTTGCTCAACTGATCGACGAAGACGGAAGAATTACAATAGACGGATTCTACGACAATGTAGAAGAAGTTTCTTTGGAGGAAAGAGCAGAAATGAATAAACTGAAAGATGATCCGGAAGGTTTCAAAAAATCTATCGGTTTAAATGGAGTAGAAGGCGAGAAAGGTTATACAACTTTAGAAAGAACATCTATCAGACCAACTTTGGATGCAAACGGAATCTGGGGAGGCTATACAGGTGAAGGTGCTAAAACAGTTATCCCTTCAAAAGCATTTGCTAAAATCTCTATGCGTCTGGTTCCATATCAGACACCTGAGGAGATTACTGAGAAATTTACTAAGTATTTCCATAAAATTGCTCCTGAAAACGTAAAAGTAAAAGTTACTCCTCATCACGGTGGTATGCCATATGTTTTACCAAGTGATTCAGAAGAATTCCAGGCAGCTAAAAAAGCAATGGAAAAAGCTTTCGGAAAAGAAGTCTTACCTTACAGAAGCGGTGGTAGTATTCCTATCACAGCGTTATTCGAACAGGTATTGGGAAGTAAATCCGTACTAATGGGCTTTGGACTGGATTCAGATGCGATCCACTCTCCAAACGAGCACTACGGATTATTTAACTTCTACAAAGGCATTGAGTCTATTCCATATTTCTTTGAATACTATACGGATTTAAAAAAATAA
- a CDS encoding homoserine kinase, producing the protein MKKIKCYAPATVANVVCGYDVLGFAIDNPGDEVVVSFNNNNKTVITKIEGDQGKLPLDAEKNVVGHVVNLFLEKINSNQGIDIELYKKMPLNSGLGSSAASSVGALVAVNELFDNPLSRHELLPLAMEGERLASGNAHADNVAPSLLGGLVLIRSYDPLDVVKLPVEMDLHVVSVHPHVDVPTGEARKIIRQQVPLKKAVEQWGNVAGLVAGFCTNDTDLIGRSMKDVIIEPIRSMLIPYFAEMKQTALNHKAIGFGISGSGPSVFALCKNKDEAEKIAIELHKLLSAQNISCESLVTKINNEGAVIL; encoded by the coding sequence ATGAAAAAAATAAAATGTTATGCCCCAGCAACAGTAGCCAATGTAGTATGTGGCTACGATGTATTAGGCTTTGCTATAGATAATCCGGGAGATGAAGTTGTTGTATCATTCAATAACAATAATAAAACGGTAATTACAAAAATAGAGGGTGACCAGGGAAAGTTACCGCTTGATGCTGAAAAAAATGTGGTTGGGCACGTGGTGAATCTATTTTTAGAAAAGATAAACTCCAATCAGGGTATTGATATAGAACTCTACAAAAAGATGCCTCTGAACAGTGGTCTTGGTTCCAGCGCTGCCAGTAGTGTAGGAGCATTAGTAGCCGTGAACGAACTATTTGACAATCCTTTATCCCGACACGAGCTTCTGCCGTTGGCTATGGAAGGAGAGCGGCTTGCTTCAGGAAATGCTCATGCAGACAATGTTGCTCCTTCTTTATTAGGAGGTTTGGTTCTTATTCGCAGTTATGATCCTCTGGATGTTGTAAAACTTCCTGTCGAAATGGATCTGCATGTTGTGTCTGTACATCCGCATGTAGATGTACCAACAGGAGAAGCCAGAAAAATTATTCGTCAGCAGGTTCCTTTGAAGAAAGCTGTGGAACAGTGGGGGAATGTAGCAGGTCTTGTGGCAGGTTTTTGCACAAATGATACTGATCTCATCGGCCGCAGCATGAAAGATGTAATTATAGAGCCGATTCGTTCTATGCTGATTCCCTATTTTGCTGAAATGAAGCAAACAGCACTTAATCATAAAGCCATTGGATTTGGAATTTCAGGTTCAGGGCCTTCCGTATTTGCTTTATGCAAAAATAAAGATGAAGCCGAAAAAATTGCTATTGAACTTCACAAACTTCTTTCGGCTCAGAATATCAGCTGTGAATCTCTGGTTACTAAAATCAATAATGAAGGAGCAGTAATACTATAA
- a CDS encoding MFS transporter, which translates to MNIKLRLTVLNFLQFAVWGAYLTSMGNYLSSVGLGPKIGLFYAMQGIVSIFMPAIMGIIADRWIPAQKLLGYCHAIAAGFLIIAGFYGMGAGNNIEFYKLFSLYSLSVAFYMPTIALSNSVAYTILINNNYDTIKAFPPIRTFGTIGFICAMLLVDFTGFQANYYQFIISGILGILLFLYSFTLPNCPTNHSDEKKSLSDALGLKAFALFKDKKMAIFFIFSMLLGVSLQITNGYANPFITSFKDFPAYADTWGANHANALISLSQVSETLCILLIPFFLKKFGIKKVMLMSMFAWVLRFGLFGLGNPGSGVWMFILSMIVYGIAFDFFNVSGSLYVDRETDKSIRSSAQGVFMMMTNGFGATIGMLGAQEVVNHFVYSVNGSTTQLRGWETSWYIFALYSLIVAIFFTFIFKYKHNPEEIKDAGH; encoded by the coding sequence ATGAATATAAAATTACGATTAACAGTATTAAATTTTTTACAATTTGCTGTTTGGGGTGCTTATCTCACCTCTATGGGAAATTATTTAAGTTCAGTAGGCCTTGGCCCTAAAATTGGACTTTTTTATGCTATGCAAGGGATTGTATCTATTTTTATGCCTGCAATAATGGGAATCATTGCAGATAGATGGATTCCTGCTCAGAAGTTATTAGGATATTGCCATGCAATAGCTGCAGGGTTCTTAATCATTGCAGGGTTTTATGGGATGGGAGCCGGAAATAATATAGAATTTTACAAATTATTTTCGTTGTATTCTCTCAGTGTAGCATTTTATATGCCTACAATTGCATTATCTAATTCGGTAGCCTATACAATACTAATCAATAATAATTATGATACTATAAAAGCTTTTCCTCCAATCAGAACCTTTGGAACTATTGGTTTTATTTGCGCAATGCTTTTAGTTGATTTTACTGGTTTTCAAGCTAATTATTATCAATTTATTATTTCTGGAATTTTAGGAATCTTATTGTTCTTATATTCATTTACATTACCCAATTGTCCAACGAATCATTCTGATGAAAAGAAAAGTCTTTCCGATGCTCTTGGTCTTAAGGCATTTGCCTTATTCAAAGATAAGAAAATGGCCATTTTCTTTATCTTTTCAATGTTACTTGGAGTTTCTCTTCAAATAACCAATGGTTATGCCAACCCTTTTATAACAAGCTTTAAAGATTTTCCGGCATATGCAGATACCTGGGGAGCAAATCACGCAAATGCATTAATATCATTGTCCCAAGTATCAGAAACATTATGTATTTTATTAATTCCTTTCTTTTTGAAAAAGTTTGGAATAAAAAAAGTAATGTTAATGTCAATGTTTGCATGGGTTCTTAGATTTGGCCTTTTTGGCCTGGGAAATCCAGGATCTGGAGTATGGATGTTCATATTATCTATGATTGTTTATGGTATCGCATTTGACTTTTTCAATGTATCGGGATCCTTATATGTAGATAGAGAAACTGATAAAAGTATTCGATCAAGTGCTCAGGGAGTATTTATGATGATGACAAATGGTTTTGGCGCCACAATAGGAATGCTAGGTGCACAAGAAGTAGTAAACCATTTTGTATACTCCGTTAATGGATCTACAACTCAGCTTAGGGGCTGGGAAACATCTTGGTATATATTCGCATTATACTCACTTATTGTAGCTATTTTCTTTACCTTTATTTTCAAATACAAGCATAATCCTGAAGAAATAAAAGATGCAGGACATTAA
- the thrA gene encoding bifunctional aspartate kinase/homoserine dehydrogenase I, which yields MKVLKFGGTSVGSTEAVKNLRLIVEREKENDKPLFVVCSAFSGITNSLLEATEEALYNRDYQSILDGIEQRHYDMIKETLPVSVQNPLLMLVKGNFNILEDLLSSVAHLGELSDRTKAKIVSLGEQLSCPIIAAYLNTSMPAEFKDARDLINTNSNYLKAEVNFDATNRNIQQWAQNLENKVYVVTGFIATDKDKVTTTLGRGGSDYTAAILGAALNVQEVQIWTDVNGFMTADPRLVKNAYSLEYLSYQEAMELSYFGAKVIYPPSLVPVISKEIPIWIKNTFEPEHQGTMIHVEREAHDKALITGISSINNVALVNVVGTMIRLKGFSARLFGTLSRHDINIILITQASSEHSISFVVASEDVAKARLAIEEEFHSEITTEKLQHPEIDTNISIVAIVGERMKKTKGISGKLFSTLGKNSINIIAIAQGSSELNISTVISKDDLTKALNVIHDAFLLSPVKTYHVFCAGTGNIGQEFLGQIFQEADNLIEKHKIEIKVLGIANTRKMLLANGSPVNIAGWKDQLEKKGLQADLKTFIQEVKKYELPNTVFIDNTSSKFVVEEYENLFRNNISVVTCNKISNSESYAQYLNLKHLAAKNGVSFLYETNVGAGLPIIKTLNDLVISGDEVVKIEAILSGTISYIFNNYTGDRTFEEVVREAQELGYTEPDPRDDLNGLDFSRKMLILARENGLPLELSDVNISNFLPEACLKADSVEDFYKELKNSEPHFASYKEQAAKENKKLRLIGILENNEIKVEVMLVDNTHPFFNLSGSDNIISFTTARYQNTPLVVKGPGAGASVTAAGVFADLVRVTTL from the coding sequence ATGAAAGTTTTAAAATTTGGAGGTACTTCAGTCGGAAGTACAGAAGCCGTAAAAAACCTCAGGCTTATTGTTGAAAGAGAAAAGGAAAATGATAAACCTTTGTTTGTCGTATGCTCAGCATTCTCAGGAATTACCAATTCCTTACTGGAAGCAACTGAAGAAGCATTATACAACCGTGACTATCAAAGTATTCTGGATGGTATAGAGCAGCGTCATTATGACATGATAAAAGAAACGCTGCCTGTATCAGTTCAAAATCCTTTACTTATGCTCGTTAAAGGCAATTTTAATATTCTGGAAGACTTACTTTCCAGTGTTGCACATTTAGGTGAGCTTTCCGACAGAACAAAAGCAAAAATTGTTTCATTGGGCGAGCAGCTATCCTGTCCAATTATAGCAGCATACCTCAATACCTCCATGCCTGCAGAATTTAAAGATGCAAGAGACTTAATCAATACCAATTCCAACTATCTGAAAGCTGAGGTTAATTTTGATGCAACCAATCGGAATATTCAGCAATGGGCACAAAATCTGGAAAACAAAGTATATGTTGTCACTGGTTTTATAGCCACTGATAAAGATAAAGTAACGACTACACTGGGAAGAGGAGGTTCAGATTATACTGCGGCTATTCTTGGTGCAGCACTTAATGTTCAGGAGGTACAGATATGGACAGATGTCAATGGTTTTATGACCGCCGATCCGAGACTGGTAAAAAATGCATACTCTCTGGAATACTTAAGCTATCAGGAAGCTATGGAACTTTCATATTTTGGTGCTAAAGTAATTTATCCGCCTTCATTAGTTCCCGTCATCTCCAAAGAAATTCCAATATGGATTAAAAACACTTTCGAGCCAGAGCATCAGGGTACTATGATTCATGTAGAAAGAGAGGCTCATGACAAGGCCCTGATTACCGGAATCTCTTCTATCAATAACGTAGCTCTTGTTAACGTTGTAGGAACCATGATACGGCTGAAAGGTTTCAGTGCAAGGTTATTTGGTACTTTATCCCGTCATGATATTAATATTATCCTGATTACTCAGGCTAGTTCTGAACATAGTATTTCGTTTGTGGTTGCATCAGAAGATGTTGCTAAAGCCCGATTGGCTATAGAAGAAGAGTTCCACTCCGAAATAACTACTGAGAAGCTGCAGCATCCGGAAATCGATACCAATATCAGTATTGTAGCTATTGTAGGGGAGCGTATGAAGAAAACAAAAGGTATTAGTGGCAAGTTATTCAGTACTCTTGGGAAAAACAGCATCAATATTATAGCAATAGCACAAGGTTCTTCGGAGCTTAATATATCTACAGTCATTTCTAAAGATGATCTTACAAAAGCGCTGAACGTTATTCACGATGCATTTTTACTATCACCTGTTAAAACTTACCACGTCTTCTGTGCGGGTACAGGGAATATTGGCCAGGAATTTCTGGGACAAATCTTTCAGGAAGCAGATAATCTGATTGAAAAGCATAAAATAGAAATCAAAGTATTGGGAATAGCCAATACCCGAAAAATGCTCTTAGCGAATGGCAGTCCAGTTAATATTGCCGGATGGAAAGACCAACTTGAAAAAAAAGGATTACAAGCCGATTTAAAAACATTTATACAGGAAGTAAAAAAATATGAATTACCCAATACCGTATTTATAGATAATACTTCCAGCAAGTTTGTAGTAGAAGAATACGAAAATCTTTTTAGGAATAATATATCGGTGGTTACCTGTAACAAGATCAGTAATTCCGAAAGCTATGCGCAGTATCTAAATCTGAAACATCTGGCCGCTAAAAATGGTGTCAGCTTTTTATATGAAACCAATGTGGGAGCAGGGTTACCTATTATAAAAACACTTAATGATCTTGTGATAAGCGGAGATGAGGTTGTCAAAATAGAGGCTATACTTTCCGGAACGATATCTTATATCTTCAATAATTATACGGGAGATCGGACTTTTGAAGAGGTTGTACGGGAAGCACAGGAATTAGGTTACACAGAACCTGATCCAAGAGATGATCTTAATGGGTTAGACTTTTCCAGAAAAATGCTGATCCTGGCCAGAGAAAATGGATTACCATTAGAACTTTCCGATGTCAATATCAGCAATTTTCTTCCAGAGGCTTGTCTAAAAGCAGATTCTGTAGAAGACTTTTATAAAGAGCTTAAAAACAGCGAACCTCATTTTGCATCATACAAAGAGCAGGCTGCTAAAGAGAATAAAAAACTAAGACTAATTGGTATTTTGGAAAATAATGAAATAAAAGTTGAAGTCATGCTCGTTGACAATACGCATCCATTCTTCAATCTTTCCGGTAGTGACAATATTATATCGTTTACAACTGCCAGATACCAGAATACTCCTTTAGTAGTTAAAGGTCCGGGAGCCGGAGCTTCGGTTACAGCGGCTGGTGTTTTTGCAGATTTAGTAAGGGTTACCACATTATAA